One window from the genome of Terriglobia bacterium encodes:
- the argF gene encoding ornithine carbamoyltransferase — MAKRDFITVRTYTPAEVRKLIDDAIDIKSHPEKYADTLKGKALAMIFEKPSLRTRVTFNVGIHQLGGFAIYLSPAEINLGKRESVADVARNLERMVQGVMARTFSHKVVEELAEHAHIPVINGLTDYNHPCQAMADYMTLLEIKKKFAGMKLAYVGDGNNVAVSLIHTAARLGVHLAVATPPGYEPNPEVVQWGRTQGAVTGCTIDLTHDPLAAVKGADAIYTDVWTSMGQEAESATRLKIFRPYQVNEELFAHARPDAIFLHCLPAHRGEEVTDGVMESPRSVVFQQAENRLHAQKAIMLNLMR, encoded by the coding sequence ATGGCCAAAAGGGACTTCATCACGGTTCGCACTTACACTCCCGCTGAGGTCCGGAAACTGATCGACGATGCTATCGATATCAAGTCACACCCGGAGAAGTACGCCGATACGCTCAAAGGCAAGGCTCTCGCCATGATCTTCGAGAAACCCTCCTTGCGCACACGCGTAACCTTCAATGTCGGCATCCACCAGCTTGGCGGATTTGCCATCTATCTGTCGCCGGCGGAGATCAATCTCGGCAAGAGAGAATCCGTAGCTGACGTGGCACGAAATCTCGAGCGCATGGTTCAGGGAGTCATGGCCCGTACGTTCAGCCACAAGGTGGTGGAGGAATTGGCCGAACATGCGCATATCCCCGTCATCAACGGCTTGACCGATTACAATCATCCCTGCCAGGCGATGGCGGACTACATGACCCTGCTCGAAATCAAGAAGAAGTTTGCCGGGATGAAGCTTGCCTATGTTGGGGACGGCAACAATGTGGCCGTTTCGCTGATCCATACCGCGGCGCGCCTCGGCGTCCATCTCGCTGTGGCGACACCTCCGGGATATGAGCCGAATCCTGAAGTAGTCCAATGGGGGCGCACCCAGGGTGCTGTGACCGGCTGCACTATCGATCTTACCCACGATCCATTAGCCGCTGTGAAGGGCGCGGACGCGATCTACACCGACGTGTGGACCAGCATGGGACAGGAAGCAGAATCGGCTACGCGCCTGAAAATCTTTCGTCCTTATCAGGTCAATGAGGAGCTGTTCGCCCATGCGCGCCCCGATGCCATCTTCCTGCACTGCCTGCCTGCCCACCGGGGGGAGGAGGTAACTGATGGCGTCATGGAATCGCCGCGCTCCGTCGTCTTCCAGCAGGCGGAAAACCGGCTGCATGCTCAGAAGGCCATTATGCTCAACCTCATGCGCTAG
- the arcC gene encoding carbamate kinase, translated as MAKSAVIAVGGNSLIRAGEKGTIPEQIANARVISKAIAALMKTGLHLVVTHGNGPQVGAQLLRSERAAGQVYEQGLDVCVAATQGEIGYILQQALQLEFQLAGIRKPVSTVLTQVVVRADDPGFQRPTKPIGPFYSHAAAEEKARLFGWEMIEDASRGYRRVVASPAPVEIIEAEVIRCVMDQGILVIAAGGGGIPVVRDNGLIRGVEAVIDKDRASVLLAMQLSVDLLVFSTDADYVYLNFKRPGQRALRRIGLQEIMTYHAAGEFPPGSMGPKVEAAIRFLQSGGKEAIITSLENLAEAMTGEAGTHIVPEIGGQQS; from the coding sequence TTGGCGAAATCGGCTGTCATCGCAGTAGGCGGGAACTCCCTGATCCGCGCCGGAGAAAAAGGGACCATTCCCGAACAAATTGCCAACGCCCGGGTGATCAGCAAGGCGATCGCCGCCCTCATGAAAACGGGGCTGCACCTGGTGGTTACCCACGGCAACGGCCCTCAAGTGGGGGCGCAGTTGCTGCGCTCCGAGCGCGCCGCAGGCCAGGTGTATGAGCAGGGCCTGGACGTGTGCGTTGCTGCGACCCAGGGGGAAATCGGATACATTCTCCAGCAGGCGCTTCAGCTGGAGTTCCAGCTGGCCGGGATCCGGAAGCCGGTATCGACGGTGCTCACCCAGGTGGTGGTGCGCGCGGACGACCCCGGCTTCCAGAGGCCTACGAAGCCTATTGGGCCGTTCTACTCGCATGCGGCCGCAGAGGAGAAAGCGCGCCTGTTCGGCTGGGAGATGATCGAAGATGCCTCCCGAGGCTATCGGCGCGTCGTGGCATCGCCGGCTCCCGTCGAGATCATCGAAGCGGAGGTCATCCGCTGCGTCATGGATCAGGGCATCCTGGTGATCGCGGCGGGCGGCGGCGGCATCCCGGTGGTGCGGGACAACGGCCTCATCCGGGGCGTGGAGGCGGTGATCGACAAGGACCGCGCCTCCGTGTTGTTGGCCATGCAGCTGTCGGTCGACCTGTTGGTATTTTCGACAGACGCGGATTACGTCTATCTCAATTTCAAACGGCCCGGGCAGCGTGCTCTCAGGCGGATAGGCCTGCAGGAGATCATGACGTATCACGCGGCCGGCGAGTTCCCTCCCGGGAGTATGGGGCCCAAAGTCGAGGCGGCCATCCGTTTTTTGCAGTCCGGAGGGAAGGAAGCGATCATCACCTCCCTCGAAAACCTGGCGGAGGCGATGACCGGGGAAGCGGGAACTCACATAGTTCCTGAGATCGGGGGGCAGCAATCGTGA
- the pyrB gene encoding aspartate carbamoyltransferase, whose translation MVKLRHVIESQQFTVPLLMELFERTRAMERIVARGGTLDYQHKIMATLFYEQSTRTRISFEAAMHRLGGRVCSTEEAKAFSSEVEGEQLEDTIRIISGYTDVIVLRHSELGGAARAASVSKVPVINAGDGSGGQHPTQALLDLYTIFRERRTLDGLTIAMVGELDRGRTVRSLAYLLSKFERVKMYFVSPPEVRMKRDILEHLAEHNIWYAQESELDRVIGAVDVIYVTQIRPGRMPDQQHLKKYFMDTSVLQKMKRNAMILHPLPRTLELDKTVDDDPRAFYFQQATNGLYVRMALLTMVLE comes from the coding sequence ATCGTGAAGCTTCGTCATGTCATCGAATCGCAGCAGTTCACGGTGCCGCTCCTGATGGAACTTTTTGAGCGCACCCGTGCCATGGAGCGCATCGTGGCCCGAGGCGGGACACTCGACTATCAGCACAAGATCATGGCGACCCTTTTTTATGAACAGTCGACGCGGACTCGAATATCCTTCGAAGCCGCCATGCATCGCCTGGGTGGACGGGTTTGCTCCACCGAGGAGGCCAAGGCTTTTTCGTCGGAGGTGGAAGGAGAGCAGCTGGAAGACACGATCCGGATCATTTCCGGCTACACGGACGTGATCGTGCTGCGCCATTCCGAATTGGGGGGAGCCGCGCGCGCCGCGTCCGTGTCGAAGGTTCCTGTCATCAACGCTGGCGATGGCAGCGGCGGGCAGCATCCCACGCAGGCGCTTCTGGATCTCTACACCATCTTCCGGGAGCGCAGAACGCTGGACGGGCTCACGATCGCCATGGTCGGCGAGCTGGACCGCGGGCGGACGGTGCGCTCGCTGGCGTACCTCCTGAGCAAGTTCGAGCGCGTCAAGATGTACTTCGTTAGCCCGCCCGAGGTGCGGATGAAGCGGGATATACTCGAACACCTCGCGGAACACAACATCTGGTATGCCCAGGAATCCGAACTCGATCGCGTGATCGGCGCCGTCGATGTCATCTATGTCACCCAGATTCGTCCAGGTCGAATGCCCGATCAACAACACCTCAAGAAGTACTTCATGGACACGTCGGTGTTGCAGAAGATGAAACGGAACGCCATGATCCTGCATCCACTGCCGCGCACGCTGGAGCTCGACAAGACCGTGGATGACGACCCGCGGGCATTCTATTTTCAACAGGCAACCAACGGGCTCTATGTGCGCATGGCGCTCTTGACGATGGTCCTGGAATGA